The following coding sequences lie in one Pseudoalteromonas sp. Scap06 genomic window:
- the gshB gene encoding glutathione synthase, which translates to MAIKLGIISDPISGFNIKKDTGFAMMMQAQTRGYEIYYMEMDDLSLRQGNAYATAAKAQVFDNAEKWYQLEEKTTIALADLDVILMRKDPPFDTEYIYATYILERAEQAGTLVINKPQSLRDANEKLFTAWFSEHTPDTLVTRSQKQIREFLAQHKDIILKPLDGMGGASIFRVKADDANIGVICETLTEHGSRFAMAQNYIEEITQGDKRVLVVDGEVIPYCLARIPQNGETRGNLAAGGRGEARPISESDLKIAQAVAPTLKEKGLIFVGLDIIGDKLTEINVTAPTCVKEIEAAYDISITGILFDAIERKLS; encoded by the coding sequence ATGGCAATTAAGTTAGGTATTATTTCAGATCCTATTAGTGGATTTAATATTAAAAAAGACACCGGTTTTGCAATGATGATGCAAGCGCAAACCCGTGGCTACGAAATTTACTACATGGAAATGGATGATTTATCGCTGCGTCAAGGCAATGCCTACGCCACTGCAGCCAAAGCGCAGGTTTTTGATAACGCAGAAAAATGGTACCAACTTGAAGAAAAAACCACCATTGCGCTGGCTGATTTAGACGTTATTTTAATGCGTAAAGATCCGCCTTTTGATACTGAATATATTTACGCAACCTATATTTTAGAACGTGCTGAGCAAGCGGGTACTTTAGTTATTAATAAGCCACAGAGCTTGCGTGACGCCAATGAAAAACTTTTTACAGCTTGGTTTAGTGAGCACACACCTGATACATTAGTTACGCGCAGCCAAAAGCAAATCCGTGAATTTTTAGCCCAGCACAAGGATATTATTTTAAAACCACTGGATGGTATGGGCGGTGCTTCTATTTTTAGAGTAAAAGCAGATGATGCCAATATTGGCGTAATATGCGAAACCTTAACTGAGCATGGCAGTCGCTTTGCGATGGCGCAAAATTACATTGAAGAGATCACTCAAGGTGACAAGCGCGTATTGGTTGTTGATGGTGAAGTTATTCCTTATTGCTTAGCGCGTATCCCACAAAACGGCGAAACGCGCGGTAACTTAGCCGCCGGCGGACGTGGTGAAGCACGCCCAATTAGTGAGTCAGATCTTAAAATTGCTCAAGCAGTTGCCCCTACATTGAAAGAAAAAGGCTTAATATTTGTTGGCTTAGATATCATTGGCGATAAGTTAACTGAAATTAACGTAACAGCACCAACCTGTGTTAAAGAAATTGAGGCCGCTTACGACATTTCTATTACCGGTATTTTATTTGATGCCATAGAGAGAAAACTTAGCTAA
- the lpxL gene encoding LpxL/LpxP family Kdo(2)-lipid IV(A) lauroyl/palmitoleoyl acyltransferase produces the protein MVNSSPFKASFLGPRYWLTWIGVLFLYLISWLPQKLQLAMGKQLGRLVHKYMKRRRHIAEVNIKRCFPTMSEAEQQQLVLKNMENTGIAMVETGMAWWWPQWRVKKVLGSIKGLEHFERVQQSGKGVLLLVPHILHLEMTSRVMGLKCQGIGFYRPHNNPLMEYFTTNGRLRSNEYMVGKKDVKGLLKSLKNKKLCYYLPDQDYGRNRCEFVPFYAVPDTATTTGTLMFAGSKNCETMSLIAYRDNNGKYHLEIVPELENFPSGDDKADVTRVNQRMEQSINAAPEQYMWLHRRFKTRPDKDAPSFY, from the coding sequence GTGGTTAACTCATCCCCTTTTAAAGCCTCTTTTTTAGGTCCTCGTTACTGGCTAACCTGGATTGGTGTTTTGTTTTTATATCTCATTTCTTGGTTACCGCAAAAACTACAATTAGCTATGGGTAAGCAGCTAGGACGCTTGGTTCATAAATATATGAAGCGTAGAAGGCATATTGCTGAGGTTAATATTAAACGCTGTTTCCCCACAATGAGCGAAGCCGAGCAACAACAACTGGTACTTAAAAATATGGAAAATACCGGTATTGCCATGGTTGAAACCGGTATGGCTTGGTGGTGGCCACAATGGCGGGTCAAAAAAGTACTCGGGTCAATAAAAGGGCTTGAGCACTTTGAGCGCGTACAACAATCAGGAAAAGGTGTTTTATTACTTGTTCCACATATACTTCATCTTGAAATGACAAGTCGTGTAATGGGTTTGAAGTGCCAAGGTATTGGCTTTTACCGCCCGCATAACAATCCGCTTATGGAATACTTTACCACCAATGGACGTCTTCGCTCTAATGAATACATGGTTGGGAAAAAAGACGTAAAAGGATTATTAAAATCATTAAAAAATAAAAAGCTGTGTTATTACTTACCCGATCAGGATTATGGCCGTAACCGCTGTGAGTTTGTGCCTTTTTACGCAGTACCCGATACAGCAACCACCACTGGTACACTAATGTTTGCAGGTAGTAAAAACTGCGAAACAATGAGCTTAATTGCTTACAGGGATAACAACGGAAAGTATCACTTAGAAATCGTACCTGAGCTTGAAAATTTCCCAAGCGGCGATGATAAAGCCGATGTAACACGTGTTAATCAGCGCATGGAGCAATCAATAAATGCCGCCCCTGAACAATATATGTGGTTGCATAGACGTTTTAAAACACGCCCAGATAAAGACGCTCCATCTTTTTATTAA
- a CDS encoding YqgE/AlgH family protein, with protein MQSLENHFLIAMPSMQDPFFKRAVTYICEHNEEGAMGLVINQPIDVTVGELLDKIDIDNDKSQHAAQVTVYAGGPVKTDRGFVLHSPKPGYSASQKLSSDIMITTSKDVLATLTTAQAPEQFIITLGYSGWEQGQLEQELLDNSWLIIKADPKIIFDTPVEKRWEMAVSMLGFDVSQLSPEAGHA; from the coding sequence ATGCAGTCATTAGAAAATCATTTTTTAATCGCAATGCCATCAATGCAAGACCCTTTTTTTAAACGTGCGGTCACTTATATTTGTGAACACAATGAAGAAGGCGCTATGGGACTTGTTATCAATCAACCGATTGATGTTACCGTAGGTGAGCTACTCGACAAAATTGATATTGATAACGATAAGTCGCAACATGCCGCGCAAGTGACAGTGTATGCTGGCGGGCCGGTAAAAACGGATCGTGGCTTTGTGCTACATTCACCAAAACCGGGGTATTCGGCAAGCCAAAAATTGAGCAGTGATATTATGATCACTACCTCAAAAGATGTATTAGCCACATTAACTACTGCTCAAGCACCCGAGCAATTTATAATTACCTTAGGTTACTCAGGTTGGGAGCAAGGCCAGCTAGAACAAGAGCTACTTGATAATAGCTGGTTGATTATAAAAGCCGACCCTAAAATAATTTTTGATACCCCAGTGGAAAAGCGCTGGGAAATGGCAGTCTCTATGCTTGGTTTTGATGTTAGCCAATTAAGCCCCGAAGCTGGACATGCTTAG
- a CDS encoding YggS family pyridoxal phosphate-dependent enzyme, producing MTPQLTDKYMVTIAERLTSAYARIAEAAQNAQRNSNEITLLAVSKTKPASDIMAAYEQGQRQFGESYVQEAVDKIAQLATFSDIVWHFIGPIQSNKSALVAANFDWVQSVDRLKIAKRLNAQRPQEMPALNVLIQVNISAEDAKSGCTIEEIDQLAQFISQCSQLKLRGLMAIPAKSDDANTQIQYFEQLQTCFDKLQTQYPHIDTLSMGMSNDVETAIAAGSTMVRIGTDIFGTRT from the coding sequence ATGACTCCACAACTAACTGATAAATATATGGTTACAATAGCAGAACGACTCACATCCGCCTACGCTAGAATTGCAGAGGCAGCGCAAAATGCACAGCGTAATAGTAACGAAATTACGTTACTTGCAGTATCTAAAACCAAACCCGCCTCTGATATTATGGCAGCTTATGAGCAAGGGCAACGCCAATTTGGTGAATCTTATGTTCAAGAAGCTGTAGATAAAATAGCGCAACTAGCCACATTTAGCGATATTGTTTGGCATTTCATTGGCCCTATACAGTCAAATAAAAGCGCTTTGGTGGCTGCTAATTTTGACTGGGTACAAAGCGTCGATAGACTAAAAATAGCAAAACGCTTAAACGCTCAGCGCCCACAGGAAATGCCCGCTCTTAATGTACTGATACAAGTTAATATTAGCGCAGAAGATGCTAAATCAGGCTGTACCATAGAAGAGATTGACCAACTAGCGCAATTTATAAGTCAGTGTTCACAGTTAAAATTACGCGGACTAATGGCTATTCCTGCAAAAAGTGACGATGCTAACACGCAAATTCAATATTTTGAGCAATTACAAACTTGCTTTGATAAACTACAGACCCAATATCCTCATATAGATACGTTGTCGATGGGGATGAGTAACGATGTAGAGACTGCCATAGCGGCAGGTTCAACCATGGTGAGGATCGGCACAGATATTTTTGGAACACGAACTTAA
- the glnE gene encoding bifunctional [glutamate--ammonia ligase]-adenylyl-L-tyrosine phosphorylase/[glutamate--ammonia-ligase] adenylyltransferase — protein MSNDTQLPIELQKLGETRFATLYPEQQIQQQIVRLLALSDFSWRSLSSQPSLLSWLLCEVEINNREISDPFATLNINEVEEQQCHQLLRQYREKYWLKVAFLDLCCENSIADSIKYISELANKLIDSANQWAYNNVAKTNGEPLDEDKNALPLMVLGMGKLGGQELNYSSDIDLIFAYPRNVKTQGGRRSLEASVFYTKVAQKLITALNQCTVDGQVFRVDMRLRPFGESGPLVMSFNAIEDYYQEQGRDWERYAMLKGRLIGTPNRYWQEFNTLLRPFVYRRYIDFSVIESLRKMKLMIAQEVRRKRLTNNIKLGGGGIREVEFIVQALQMVRGGREANLQTQSLLTALEQLTFSQVIDEHEARGLKNNYLYLRMVEQYLQIFDDQQTQTLPDDELNQQRLNVLLKQGNFDSAIEKIEQVMAQIHNEFIQVIGEETEPLDTCEGAFISTWDHGDVSFLNEPREEWQTPLHDFKQRLSKAKVGNRGRDILDKLMPALLKQLNDFNATASAFTTVCQILNKIISRTAYLELLYENPGTLKQLVLLCCHSKWIGEHISLYPILLDELIDPAVLYKPTPLTAYKDEIRQYFLRIEHDDLEQQMEALRQFKQTHQLRIAAADATGVIDVMKVSDHLTALAEAIVDQAVNIAWYHCVKRFGMPPNTDDEHKGFAVIAYGKTGGFEVGYDSDLDLVFVHNHDGTSYTSGDKAIDSRQFYLKLAQRLMHLFNTRTASGILYELDTRLRPEGASGLLAINLESFNHYQQTQAWTWEHQALVRARLILGQTELVTRFAQIRAEILCQKRDVELLKTDVIKMREKMRGHLAKGNEQQFDLKQDVGAMTDIEFITQYLVLKYAHEFTHLCDYSDNVRILTDAAKIGCITDTQKQQLIKAYIDYRSRYHVLSLDQQGRCVKREDFSEDIKNVTSIWQAIFELN, from the coding sequence ATGAGTAACGACACGCAGCTTCCTATTGAATTACAAAAACTGGGTGAAACGCGTTTTGCAACGCTGTATCCCGAACAACAAATCCAGCAGCAAATCGTGCGTTTATTAGCGTTAAGTGATTTTTCTTGGCGCAGTTTAAGCTCTCAACCTTCGCTGTTGTCTTGGTTGCTATGCGAAGTTGAAATTAACAATAGAGAAATTTCAGATCCCTTTGCAACACTTAATATTAATGAAGTCGAAGAGCAGCAGTGTCATCAATTACTGCGCCAATATCGTGAAAAGTACTGGCTAAAAGTCGCTTTTTTAGACTTATGTTGTGAAAACTCAATTGCGGATAGCATTAAATACATTAGTGAACTTGCCAATAAACTGATAGATAGTGCTAATCAATGGGCCTACAATAATGTTGCTAAAACTAATGGTGAACCATTAGATGAAGATAAAAACGCTTTACCATTAATGGTACTAGGCATGGGGAAGTTAGGAGGGCAAGAGCTAAATTACTCATCTGATATCGACCTTATTTTTGCATACCCCCGCAACGTTAAAACCCAAGGCGGTCGTCGCTCGCTCGAAGCATCTGTTTTTTATACTAAAGTGGCCCAAAAGTTAATTACAGCCCTGAACCAATGCACCGTGGATGGCCAAGTATTTCGGGTTGATATGCGTCTGCGCCCATTTGGTGAAAGTGGTCCGTTGGTGATGAGCTTTAATGCCATTGAAGATTACTACCAAGAGCAAGGGCGTGATTGGGAGCGCTATGCGATGTTAAAAGGGCGTTTAATTGGCACGCCTAATCGTTATTGGCAGGAGTTTAATACCTTGCTGAGACCTTTTGTTTATCGCCGCTATATTGATTTTTCGGTGATTGAATCGCTTAGAAAAATGAAACTCATGATTGCCCAAGAAGTGCGTCGTAAGCGCTTAACAAATAATATTAAATTAGGTGGTGGCGGCATTCGCGAAGTTGAATTTATTGTTCAAGCATTGCAAATGGTCAGGGGCGGCAGAGAAGCAAATTTACAAACACAATCTCTATTAACTGCATTAGAGCAGCTAACTTTTAGCCAAGTGATTGATGAGCATGAAGCCAGAGGGCTTAAAAATAACTATCTTTATTTACGTATGGTAGAGCAATACCTACAGATTTTTGATGATCAGCAAACACAAACTCTGCCTGATGATGAGCTAAATCAGCAACGGCTGAATGTATTGTTGAAGCAAGGTAATTTTGACTCAGCTATTGAAAAAATAGAACAGGTCATGGCGCAAATTCATAATGAGTTTATTCAGGTAATTGGTGAAGAAACCGAACCACTTGATACTTGTGAAGGCGCGTTTATAAGTACTTGGGATCATGGTGATGTTAGCTTTTTGAATGAACCAAGAGAAGAGTGGCAAACACCATTACATGACTTCAAACAGCGCCTATCTAAAGCCAAAGTGGGCAACCGTGGACGCGATATTCTTGATAAATTAATGCCTGCATTGCTCAAGCAATTAAATGACTTTAATGCTACTGCCAGTGCGTTTACAACGGTATGCCAAATACTAAATAAAATTATTTCGCGCACCGCTTATTTAGAGTTGTTGTATGAAAACCCTGGAACGTTAAAGCAGTTAGTTTTGCTCTGTTGCCATAGTAAGTGGATTGGAGAGCATATTTCATTGTATCCCATTTTGCTCGATGAACTTATCGACCCTGCAGTGCTATACAAACCGACCCCATTAACAGCATATAAAGATGAAATAAGACAGTATTTTTTACGTATTGAACATGACGATCTTGAACAACAAATGGAGGCATTACGTCAGTTTAAACAAACTCATCAGTTACGGATTGCTGCCGCAGATGCCACTGGCGTAATTGATGTAATGAAAGTAAGCGATCACTTAACTGCACTTGCAGAAGCAATAGTTGATCAGGCTGTTAATATTGCTTGGTATCATTGTGTTAAACGTTTTGGCATGCCACCCAATACCGATGATGAGCATAAAGGCTTTGCCGTTATTGCGTATGGAAAAACTGGCGGTTTTGAGGTGGGTTATGACTCTGATCTCGATTTAGTGTTCGTGCATAACCATGACGGTACCAGCTACACCAGCGGCGACAAAGCAATTGACTCAAGACAGTTTTATTTAAAACTAGCGCAACGATTAATGCATTTATTTAATACCCGTACTGCTTCAGGTATTTTATATGAATTAGATACTCGACTTCGCCCAGAGGGGGCATCAGGGTTATTAGCGATTAACTTAGAGAGTTTTAATCATTATCAACAAACCCAAGCATGGACGTGGGAGCATCAAGCTTTAGTGAGAGCGAGACTGATTTTAGGCCAAACTGAATTAGTAACGCGTTTTGCACAAATTCGCGCCGAGATATTGTGTCAAAAACGTGATGTTGAACTGCTAAAGACCGACGTAATTAAAATGCGCGAAAAAATGCGTGGTCATTTAGCTAAAGGTAACGAACAGCAGTTTGATTTAAAACAAGACGTGGGGGCGATGACCGATATTGAGTTTATCACCCAATATTTAGTATTAAAGTACGCTCATGAATTTACCCATTTATGCGACTATTCTGACAATGTCAGAATTTTAACGGACGCGGCTAAAATTGGTTGCATTACAGACACACAGAAACAGCAACTTATTAAAGCCTATATAGATTATCGCTCACGCTATCATGTGTTGAGCTTAGATCAGCAGGGTCGCTGCGTAAAACGTGAAGATTTTAGTGAAGATATTAAAAATGTCACGTCGATATGGCAGGCTATTTTTGAATTAAATTGA
- a CDS encoding PilT/PilU family type 4a pilus ATPase, with protein MTLSLNHFLQIMIDKKGSDLFVSSQLPISAKINGELIPLNDDKLTDEQALELVESAMSEKQKAEFHNTKECNFAIATSEGRFRISAFWQRDRAGMVIRRIVTQIPDVKELGLPSALTDVIMSKRGLVLFVGGTGTGKSTSLAALIGYRNRNQRGHILTIEDPIEFVHEHKKSIITQREVGLDTESFESALKSSLRQAPDVILIGEIRSQETMEYALSFAETGHLCVATLHANNANQAIDRIMHLVPKEKHDKLKYDLALNLRAIIAQQLIPTSDGEGRAAAIEVLLNTPMVSELIKNGNIGGIKETMAKSTEMGMQTFDQALFELYRQQRINYADALHHADSPNDLRLMIKLRNNEQQGAGFLQGVTIDGLDDKGNIT; from the coding sequence ATGACTTTATCTCTAAATCACTTTTTACAAATAATGATCGACAAAAAAGGCTCTGATCTATTTGTATCAAGCCAGCTGCCTATTAGCGCTAAAATTAATGGCGAGCTGATACCTCTTAATGATGACAAGCTAACCGATGAGCAAGCGCTGGAATTAGTTGAATCAGCGATGAGTGAAAAGCAAAAAGCAGAGTTTCATAACACCAAAGAGTGTAACTTTGCGATTGCAACCAGCGAAGGGCGCTTTCGTATTTCGGCTTTTTGGCAACGCGATAGAGCGGGGATGGTTATTCGCCGGATTGTGACCCAAATACCTGATGTAAAAGAACTTGGATTGCCCTCAGCGCTTACAGATGTGATTATGTCAAAGCGCGGACTGGTATTATTTGTCGGTGGTACGGGAACCGGTAAATCAACGTCTTTGGCGGCGCTTATTGGTTATAGAAATCGCAATCAACGTGGGCATATTTTAACTATAGAAGATCCAATAGAGTTTGTTCATGAACATAAAAAAAGCATTATTACTCAACGTGAAGTGGGCTTAGATACTGAAAGTTTTGAGTCAGCACTAAAAAGCTCTTTACGCCAAGCGCCTGATGTTATTTTGATTGGTGAAATTCGATCGCAAGAAACTATGGAGTATGCGTTAAGCTTTGCAGAAACAGGTCATTTATGTGTTGCCACCTTACATGCTAACAATGCTAACCAAGCTATTGATCGTATTATGCACTTAGTTCCAAAAGAGAAGCACGATAAGCTTAAATATGATTTAGCATTAAACTTACGCGCTATTATTGCCCAGCAGCTTATCCCTACCTCTGATGGTGAGGGACGTGCTGCTGCTATAGAGGTATTATTGAATACGCCAATGGTGAGTGAGCTGATTAAAAACGGTAACATTGGTGGTATTAAAGAAACTATGGCCAAATCAACTGAAATGGGCATGCAGACCTTTGACCAAGCGCTGTTTGAGCTTTACAGACAGCAACGGATTAACTATGCCGATGCACTTCATCATGCAGACTCGCCAAATGATTTACGTTTAATGATAAAACTGCGTAATAACGAGCAGCAAGGGGCAGGCTTTTTGCAAGGTGTAACCATTGATGGCCTTGATGATAAAGGTAATATTACCTAA
- the ruvX gene encoding Holliday junction resolvase RuvX, producing MTKKTVKPQGERTVMGFDFGTKSIGIAIGQELTGSATSLKAVKAQDGIPNWDDIAVQVKEWQPDLMVVGLPLNMDGTSQEVTFKAKKFANRLHNHYGIAVHTQDERLTTADAKARLFERGGYKNLGKGNVDNMSAVIILESFFEASYGE from the coding sequence ATGACTAAAAAAACAGTAAAACCGCAAGGTGAGCGCACCGTAATGGGATTTGATTTTGGTACTAAGAGCATTGGTATTGCAATTGGTCAAGAATTGACAGGCAGCGCCACCAGCCTAAAGGCGGTGAAAGCTCAAGATGGCATCCCTAATTGGGATGACATTGCTGTACAGGTAAAAGAGTGGCAACCTGACTTAATGGTGGTTGGCTTACCGCTTAATATGGATGGCACTTCTCAAGAGGTTACCTTTAAAGCCAAAAAGTTCGCCAACCGTTTGCATAATCATTACGGTATAGCGGTTCATACTCAAGATGAGCGCTTAACTACCGCTGATGCTAAAGCACGGTTGTTTGAACGTGGTGGTTATAAAAACTTAGGTAAAGGCAACGTAGATAATATGTCTGCGGTGATAATTCTAGAGAGCTTTTTTGAAGCCAGTTATGGCGAATAA
- a CDS encoding type IV pilus twitching motility protein PilT produces MDITELLAFSVQHKASDLHLSSGVSPMIRVDGDVRRINIPALGDKEVSSLVYDIMNDNQRKDYEQNLEVDFSFEVPNLARFRVNAFNSNRGPAAVFRTIPSDVLTLEDLGAPEIFKQISDNPRGLVLVTGPTGSGKSTTLAAMVDYINQNKHHHVLTIEDPIEFVHDNKLSLINQREVHRDTHSFSNALRSALREDPDVILVGELRDLETIRLAMTAAETGHLVFGTLHTTSAPKTIDRIIDVFPGEEKDMIRSMLSESLRAVISQTLIKKVGGGRVAAHEIMLATPAIRNLIREDKIAQMYSSIQTGASQGMQTMDQCLTNLVNRGIITHSAAYTKAQDKTQFSA; encoded by the coding sequence ATGGATATCACCGAATTATTGGCATTTAGTGTGCAACATAAAGCATCAGATTTGCACTTATCATCAGGGGTGTCACCTATGATACGTGTTGATGGTGATGTGCGACGTATTAATATACCAGCACTTGGAGATAAAGAAGTCAGCAGTCTGGTTTATGACATTATGAACGATAACCAGCGTAAGGACTATGAACAAAATCTCGAAGTGGATTTTTCTTTTGAAGTCCCTAATTTAGCACGTTTTCGTGTAAATGCCTTTAACTCTAATCGTGGTCCTGCTGCCGTGTTTCGTACTATCCCGAGTGATGTATTGACACTTGAAGATTTGGGCGCGCCGGAAATATTCAAACAAATTTCAGATAACCCACGAGGCTTAGTATTAGTTACCGGCCCTACAGGCTCAGGTAAGTCGACTACACTCGCAGCCATGGTGGACTATATAAATCAAAATAAACATCATCATGTACTGACCATTGAAGATCCTATCGAATTTGTGCACGATAATAAACTCAGCTTAATTAACCAGCGTGAAGTTCACCGCGATACACATAGTTTTTCTAATGCCTTGCGAAGTGCATTGCGTGAAGACCCTGATGTTATTTTGGTAGGTGAGCTACGAGATCTAGAAACTATTCGCCTTGCTATGACTGCTGCTGAAACTGGTCACTTAGTGTTTGGCACTTTGCATACCACGTCGGCACCTAAAACCATTGACCGTATTATTGACGTATTTCCTGGTGAAGAAAAAGACATGATCCGCTCTATGCTCTCGGAATCATTGCGTGCGGTTATCTCACAAACACTGATCAAAAAGGTCGGTGGAGGGCGAGTGGCTGCACACGAAATCATGTTGGCAACGCCTGCTATTCGTAACTTAATTCGTGAAGATAAAATTGCTCAAATGTACTCATCGATTCAAACCGGTGCGTCGCAGGGCATGCAAACCATGGATCAATGTTTAACAAACCTTGTTAACAGAGGCATTATCACTCACTCAGCGGCGTATACAAAAGCACAAGATAAGACGCAGTTTAGCGCTTAA
- the rsmE gene encoding 16S rRNA (uracil(1498)-N(3))-methyltransferase — MRVPHIYQSSPIALNTPLNLDDDAAGHIGRVLRMKVGEQVSIFNGEGGEFLSEIIEVSKKSVVVMPLEFNPHDVESPLKIHLGQCVSRGDKMDFTIQKSVELGITEITPIFSQRCGVKLSGDRLEKKHQQWQKIAIAASEQSGRNFVPKVHSPVDLKTWLEQQTAAIKLTLHPRAEHSIKTITIPDDGVRFLVGPEGGFTDDEIAQTKQQEFVDIRLGPRVLRTETAALTVLSALQLQFGDLAN, encoded by the coding sequence ATGCGAGTGCCTCATATTTATCAATCATCACCAATTGCCCTTAATACTCCTTTAAACCTTGACGATGATGCTGCTGGGCACATAGGTCGAGTGTTGCGCATGAAAGTGGGCGAGCAGGTTTCTATTTTTAATGGTGAAGGCGGAGAATTCCTCAGTGAAATTATTGAGGTGAGTAAAAAGAGCGTGGTTGTTATGCCACTTGAATTTAATCCTCATGACGTTGAATCACCATTAAAAATTCATTTAGGCCAGTGCGTATCCCGTGGTGACAAAATGGATTTTACCATTCAAAAGTCTGTTGAATTAGGGATCACTGAAATCACTCCTATTTTTAGCCAGCGCTGCGGCGTAAAACTAAGTGGCGACCGCTTAGAAAAAAAACACCAGCAATGGCAAAAAATAGCCATTGCCGCATCAGAGCAATCTGGGCGCAACTTTGTGCCAAAAGTACACTCACCTGTTGATTTAAAAACCTGGCTTGAACAGCAAACAGCTGCCATTAAATTAACTTTGCATCCTCGCGCCGAACACAGTATTAAAACTATTACCATTCCCGATGACGGCGTGCGCTTTTTAGTAGGGCCGGAAGGCGGATTTACTGACGATGAAATAGCACAAACAAAGCAACAAGAATTTGTAGATATTCGCTTAGGCCCGCGGGTACTTCGCACAGAAACAGCAGCGTTAACCGTTTTAAGCGCACTGCAATTACAATTTGGCGATTTAGCTAATTGA
- a CDS encoding toxin co-regulated pilus biosynthesis Q family protein — protein sequence MWFWIRYILLALLLIGAAIYFLLNGTSSLNYQQTTNAAAEGLSRFYASIRDRITTDKDNDKFVIELEKPDLSLDRALNQRSFVVEPMPLNWSGEVGPRRFQPDSTLRTVLTQYANNEGVTLLWYLDKDYVVKDHFRIDSSFNSALYRVSRSINDDFSNEVYAFFCPKQRAAVITELPSEFVRTHCLKLSN from the coding sequence ATGTGGTTTTGGATTAGATATATACTTTTAGCTTTATTGTTAATTGGTGCAGCCATTTACTTTTTACTAAATGGTACATCGTCGCTCAATTATCAACAAACCACTAATGCTGCGGCTGAGGGATTATCGCGGTTTTATGCATCAATTAGAGATAGGATTACTACCGATAAAGACAATGACAAATTTGTAATTGAACTCGAAAAACCCGATCTTAGTCTCGACAGAGCGCTAAACCAACGCTCTTTTGTAGTAGAACCCATGCCTTTAAATTGGAGTGGAGAAGTAGGCCCGCGTCGCTTTCAACCTGATTCAACCTTACGTACCGTTCTTACCCAATATGCTAATAACGAAGGGGTTACATTATTATGGTACTTAGATAAGGATTACGTTGTTAAAGATCACTTTCGAATCGATAGCAGTTTTAATTCCGCTTTATACCGCGTTAGCCGCTCTATTAATGATGACTTTTCAAATGAAGTATATGCATTCTTTTGCCCTAAACAACGTGCAGCGGTAATTACCGAGCTACCGTCTGAATTTGTACGTACACACTGTTTAAAGCTAAGTAATTAA